Part of the Lolium rigidum isolate FL_2022 chromosome 6, APGP_CSIRO_Lrig_0.1, whole genome shotgun sequence genome, ACAGCCGTTACAAAATAATCAAGGGGATTTGCAATGGTTTGCACTACCTTCACGAGCAAATTGATAATCCTATTCTTCACTTGGACCTAAAGCCCGCGAACGTATTGCTTGATGACAAGTTAGCACCAAAAATTACAGATTTTGGGCTTTCAAGACTGCTTGATCAGCATCAAACTATTTCTAGTCCGAATCGCGCTGGTACATTGTAAGTTTAGTGCCTCTTTGCAATCCTGTTATTCAAGTCATCTGGAATATTTGTTTTCTCTAGTCTCTTCACCACTACAAAGTTCACTCATGCTGTAATACAGTGGCTACATGGCACCGGAATACATCCATGAAGGTACAATCACACCTAAGTCAGATATATTCAGTCTGGGTGTGATAATCATGGAGCTAATAATGGGAGACAGGAACTACCCAAGTGTTGCTGAAGCATCTTTAGAGGGCTTTATAGAGCTTGTATGGGATTTGTATTTCATTTTACACGATTGATTCGTTTTTAGTTGACCATGTTATGTTTTTTCTTTGCACAGTGACATTCTAGATTCTCGTTCTGATTTTGCAGGAACTTAAAAAATGGAGAAAGACGCTAGAAAAAGCAGAGGGTTACACAAAGATAGAAGTAGATTGCCAACAAATAAAAAGATGCATTCAGATAGGTCTAATATGCGTGAATCCTGACTGGACCAAGAGAcctacaacaacaaaaattatcGAGATGCTTCAGGGATTGGAAAGTTCAGATTGTAGCACTAGCAATGAGGCAATGCCATCAGCCGATCAGGTACGCTCTATTGAGAGTAATGCATTTGTGAAACATGCACTATCTGTCACTCTTAAAGTGCACAAGAAATATCATCATAATTCctaacctcttaaagtgcacaaaaTATTGTATTTTGATGTAGATCTACAATATTAGAAACGCTAATGAACACTACTACgaaaaccaatttattattgagaATAGCATCATAGCTGTTGGCCATCAAGTATCTTGGCTGCTGAAACTTTTCGAGCATTTTAAGTCTCCTTAAGAGTTGAGTCCCTACAAAGCTTTTGGCTGGCTGAGGTCATATTTAATTCCATATTTGGTATGCTAGGATGGTATATTTTTTCTAAGAAAAGTTCCAAGTCAAATTTTCCTTTTGATACCTGTCAAACTCTAACATGGAGTTTTTGCACTTATCTTTGCACAACATCGATAAGgttcaacaacatcatcaacatcaaagcctttttcccaagcaagttggagTAGGCACAACATCGATAAGGTTCATATGCAGAAATTTGCTCGCTTCCGAAATAATTACTCCCCTAATGTACAACTAGAACAAGCGATGTATTGCTAAAGAACATTATGGTACCTACAGTAAATTTACTTGAAATGGTGGCCTAAATAGATATTACATGTTCATCTAGTAAAATCAAACCTTAGATAGGTAATTAAGCATGTACAGTCTCACATAAGCAAGTATGTTGATACACAAAAAATTCTTTGGCAACATTATGTCTTTATTTATATTTCCAAAGGAGGTTGTATTAGACGTACAGTTGATCCTTACGGCTGAAATTGATGTTGCTTCCTCCAGTTTCTTACAAGTTGTCGCGTAAACTACTAAAATTTTGGCTATAACATTATTGGATAGAATACATACTTGAAAGTCACATGCACATTTTTTAATACCTTCGTCGTGTGTATTTTTTGTTTGGTTTATAAATATATTTCAAGTTTTCAATATAAATTAGTAGTGTGACTTGTCCATTTTTGACCGTTGATGTCAAATTTATATTTATCTTCTCCCCAAGATCTCAAAGGGACTCAAAAGGCACAAGGATTACTTTGGGGTTACTGAAGAAGGAAAACTGTCTCCTAAAAATACATTATGTATCGAGTTTTTTGGGCAATCTGAAAGAAGGGATCCACTAGTTGAAGAAGCATCAGTTTTTCTTTCAATGGTTGTTGAATGTCAACGTGGAAAGTTACTATATCTCGAAAACCGAGGTAATGTTCATCTACAAATCATGGACTGATCAAGATTATTTGTTTGATTTGCAGATCGTAGTGTTTTGCATGTTGAGTGAACTTCTTCATGCGCAACCCTTCAATGTGTTACTTTTTGTTTTCTTGGAACTTGTGTTTTGACACAATTATTTTCATGATATGTAGTTGCTTTGGCGAGGATATTTTTTCCAGCTGAGGCAAAAGTAGCAATGCAAATTGCTCAAGCGGATTGTATTTTGGAATTTCCACTTGCTTCTGGTGCAAATCCACGTCCAGAGATACAAGGGGGAACTGTTGGTCTATATAAAACTCCTTTACAAATGAAGGATGAACACTTTGCTAGGATCAGAGCCCTCTCCAAAATGAGTTAGTCTCAGTTTTGCTTTGTATAACCATGCGCTTTTATATTATCTGTCTGTTGAAATCCCATATTTCCCCTTGAAAAGCAGTCTTGCACATCAAATGGAATATTATATTATTATCAACGTAACATCAGTTTATGAATGATGGACAATTTGGTTCTTTTGTGCTCTTTATTTAAGTGTGGTAATCCATCTGATCTAATAAACTAAAGAGCGAAGATTAGATATTTAGATGGGTTTATTTTAACATAAGGCCATAGCCCGGCGATAAATTAATAATAGCAACACCGGTAAAAGATACAAGATGTTGAACCAGCTTAGAAAGAACCGCGCGGGCACACACAAAAGCTCAGGGCTAGAAATGAAGCTAAAAAGAAAGCACGAAGAAGATGTGACGCCAACCGTAGAAATCGAGCCATCGACGAAGAGTGAAGGAATGTCCGGGCCAGGACGAGAGCACCACCGCGATCTCACACACTcccagacccccccccccccccagcgcCCCGCGCACACACACGAGAGGCTCTCCCTACAGCTCATACCTTTTTTCAAAATGGGAGTCCAGCCTCTGCatctaaaggatgcacacaacttttctttattagattattcacaaaatcTTACAAGAGAAATACAAAGATTAATTCGGAGCCACCTTCCTAGGGACAACACGCTAAACCTATAAGAACGATGAAGGGGGTGTCCAAGAACAGAGCCAGCtcacaccaacacacatcatctaaCAACTAGTGTCTGCGCAAGCCGCCCATTGGTAGGTGAGAAGCACAATCAGTCTAGCAGACCCTCAACACACACCATTGCATACGCCGCCGTCTTCTgcgaacccatctccaagagagatcaacgcattgaccTTGCCAGCCTGCCATCGATGTCGCCACGATGCCAAACGACACCACCGTCCTGTGCGCGTCCATCACACTGCGTCCGTCTCCGAGACTCCGCTGCACCATGCCGCCGAGACTCGACGATGCCGGCACAGCAGaaacacaccgctccacctcagcaccaccaccgtctgttgtctgctccaaaaacaatGCCCCCAACAGGTAGAACGACGTTGCGCGTCGCCGTCGTCCAATCCGGGACACCCGGATCTAGGCTTTTCCCCGAAGCAGCTCAGGCGAGAAGAAAACGTAGAccgcagagacaatgccttcaacaaggtagcgaCGAACAGGCGCCACCatcgtccgccatgaccgaagtcagggctggctttcaccggcagccacgCCTCGCCATCGGGGATTAGATGACGGATCGCGAGACCCGCCAAAATAGCCACAAACTAGCCGATCCTCTCCGGCACGTGGTGTTCCCCGCCTCCACCAGACCAAGCACGCGCGTCAGTGGATGCCTCGCCGCTGCCATCAACATCATgaaccaccggcggcggcgagagaGGGGGTGTGGGGATGGGAGCTCCTAGGCTAGGGTTTCTTCCGTCTCTGGAGTCGACCCTGGAGAGCGACCCAAGAGGCCCCTGAAGATTAGATGGTTATAATCCGGAAAGTGCTTTTGGCTTCCAAGATCCTGTGCTCTCGCTAGTTTAAATTTTTTTGTACAAGTTACTAAAAAATCTTTAAATAATTCTGGAGATTGTCAGGGATACATATCACAATCATGGAAAATCTTAACCCGGAATCCTTTTTATTTTAGGCTAgacaaaaatgataaaaatttgatatgttttggagatttgaaaatgtactactcatatctacacttttatcatttttgtgtagctcagaatataaagtatttgaaattactattttgcaTGTTTGCGGGATATATCAGTGACAATATGCAGaattattttcagaattttttaaaactcaaaaatataatttttagtTTTTCCACAaaacatgtgcaccaaatctccacCCGTTAAAATCGAATACGTACACTTAACTAAAATAACTACAAAAGGTTGATCGAGGGTTGAATTGCTGTTAATTAGTCTTGCTGTGTGGGTGATGGCGGTTGACCTAGTGTTGCACTTGTGCATAATTTTTCCGGATTCAACTATAAAAACGACATTTTTACCGATTCTATGGATCTGGACTAACTGCAAgctgaatgtttatataccagttgAGATGGGCAAACGCTACTTCCCGCGCTGTTTAAGTACGCTGGACAAGGTGATAGATGGTGAAACTGAACCAGCTTCGCTTGGAAGAGATAAACGCAGTTTGAAGAGGAAGTTTCATGATCTGCAGGACTTGGTTTTGAAGGCATTCAAGGAGGACACGAGGTTTGACATATCGGTCTTTTCATCTTCTCTTCGACGTCCATTGGATTGGAGCTAGAAGTTTGACAGGTTGGCCTACGAGATAAAAACCTCGACCTCATTGTTGGCTTGTTGCCATATTGATACACGATTTTCCTTTGAAACTGCTTGTCAGATATTTCTGTTAAATGTACTCCGAATAGTATACTGTTCTTGCCACAGCAGTCTAGCGTCATCAGATATGATGAAGCTGGTGGTCTAGCCTTTGTGTAGATTGTATAGTTTTATGCCCATCTGTTCATGTATAATAAAACTGTAGTACGGCTTTGGCACTAGGCATGTAATATGGAATGCCCGAAATACTTTGAGTTTTGAATTATGGTCTACAGTCTTCTGACGACCGAACAAAATGGACTCCATGTTAGTAGCAGCTCTCTTGGCTTGTGACGGTTGATGATTGGTGAGAAAGATTTAGATAGTTTCTGCTTTGCTTGATCACTCTGTATGACTGAATAATTCTAATAGTGCCTCTGCAGTTAATCTCTGAAGCATCATCTCTGCAGATACATGCATTGATGCATAGAAAAGGTGTACGCTGTTTTTACCTAGCTACTTGCATCCAGCACAGAAGAACGGCCCTGGCATTACTCTCGCTTCTGGCCGAAGTAAAAAAAAAGTCTTGTTGGACACTTGGACTGAACCACTAGAGAGGCACAGCAAAATGCACTACTCCGTATCAAAAAACCATGTGTGTAAAAGCTTTCATCACGAGAACTTTTTCTTTCGGCAATGTCAATGTCTTGGTTAGAAGAGAAAAGTAACAACGTGAGGACCTATTTTTAGATGTAAAGGACCAACCTGGGGCGAAGAAAGAAGGCGCAGGGCATATCTGTAAGATGCTAGGGACCAGCGCGCAAAATCTCGAAAAAATTTGGACCATTTCTCGATTTGTGCTAATCTTCTCTGTATCGTTCCAATTTTATCGGATGTCCCCGAAGGGACGATGCCTCTGCAACACCGGAGCTTATAAACCGGTAGATACTTTCGTCCCTCCCCGAGGTGGGACTAAAGAAGCATCGTCCCGGAGCCAGAAACAGCGCCAGGAGCGACGGGATCCCGCCAGCAGATATTGAGCCGTATCTGTGTGCGGGGTGGATCCTGCTCAGTCGGCCCAGCTAAGGAAGCGAGGCGGAACGCGGCCTGCTTCAAGACGGTGAATTATGGTCGTGCGCGAGTGTGCCTCAGCTCGATACACGCTATTGAAATCACGGACGGAGAAGCCTATCGAAATCCATCCGGAGACCATCGAGTGCGTAGCCATCCTGGAAAAAGCATCTGTATCCCAAGTGCAGCTCGGCACAGTTGTGTAACATGGACCTGCCGAAATATTTTGAGCAAAATGGAGTATGGCGTACACTGTTTTGCTGATAGAACTGAATGGACTTCATGTAAGAGCAGCCATTGATGATTGACTAGGAAGTATTCCCCGGCGACACGCCGTGCCCGTAGGGTTATCATGAGGAAATTAATAAAGAGCAATAACACTTGTTACTTGAATAAAAGAGATGATGGATAATTTAGTTTTTTTGTGTGTCGAAATAGCTGTGGAAGACGGTAGTATTATTCTCGTACTGCGATCGTGAGGCGATTAACATAATGTATTAATATTATTTTCAAATAGCAGAGGCAGCAAATGGTGCAATATTTTATTTCTCGCGGTTACCGTAGCAGAACCATGAAGGTTCTATTGAAGAAGGCAACTATAGATGGAGAATTACCATCGACAAATTATTGCTGAAGATTGCAGGTTGCTGCGAGTGCATATTTGAAAATTACCGATGATTTGCTGCTTGTGCATACTTGAAAATTACTGGTAAGAAAATGCCACCGCTGAAGAAATACGCGTTGTTGAAAACTATTGTTAAATAATTTCCGTAGAGAAATTACTATTTGGGACTGATGATTTACGTTAAATAACTACCGACACCCTGATAACGGATTCATTTTGAAGCTACCAataacatggcggagtacgaggctctactacatggacTGCGCATCGCAAAGGAGATtgagatcaagcacatcatatgttgcggagattccgacctggtggcacagcaagtagccggaacctggaatgcCAGGAATTCCACC contains:
- the LOC124668292 gene encoding cysteine-rich receptor-like protein kinase 44, which encodes MYGESSKYGSLESMLHDQCSKPHALPLQFLKEITDNFSYERLLGEGGTGRVYKGLLQSGEIMAVKRLEPSMVRAQSLFENEVHHLMRLNHPNVVRFMGYCYETKKFFENYEGKMVFAESSEMLLCLEYLPKGSLDGYLSDGSSELDWHSRYKIIKGICNGLHYLHEQIDNPILHLDLKPANVLLDDKLAPKITDFGLSRLLDQHQTISSPNRAGTFGYMAPEYIHEGTITPKSDIFSLGVIIMELIMGDRNYPSVAEASLEGFIELELKKWRKTLEKAEGYTKIEVDCQQIKRCIQIGLICVNPDWTKRPTTTKIIEMLQGLESSDCSTSNEAMPSADQISKGLKRHKDYFGVTEEGKLSPKNTLCIEFFGQSERRDPLVEEASVFLSMVVECQRGKLLYLENRVALARIFFPAEAKVAMQIAQADCILEFPLASGANPRPEIQGGTVGLYKTPLQMKDEHFARIRALSKMIEMGKRYFPRCLSTLDKVIDGETEPASLGRDKRSLKRKFHDLQDLVLKAFKEDTRFDISVFSSSLRRPLDWS